aagcactccctaacccggacgacactaggccattGTGCATCGCCCcttggacctcccggtcgcggccggttacgacagagcctgggcgtgaacccagagtctctgatagcacagctggcgctgccgtacagcgcccttaaccatcCGGGAGGCTGAGACATGATATCTTAAAGGGGTACACTCACATATGAAATATTACAAGTTTTTATTTTCTGAGTCTTAATTAAATAGGTGAAATCTTTTGATAAAGGAATGTTGTTTAATATAGTAAAAAACACTTATTTGGGGGGGTGGTATGAGACTTATGACCTCCATTGTAACTTTCCTTTGTGGTCTGATCAGCCTCATTGGAAAGCCATTTGGATGGAGAATCTAGGGTCATTTGCAATACTGATATTAAGGTAATTTAATACCAAAAGGCAGTGAAAATTACATTATAGTGTCATtatattttctctgatgaatgtGGTGTGAAAATGAGCTAGGATAAGTTTTAATTATGGTAGACTCATGTTAAGTATTTGGGACATATTTTGAGCCAACAGGGCTGGGAAGAAATTGAGATATTTGTGTTTGGTTTTAACACCTGTGTATACGAGGGTGCcagtgtacctgtgtaatggggGAGGGTGTCCATATGGGGATTACATGATAACCAATTTAGGACAGTTCTGGGATTGGAGAAGAGGGTATCCTTAGAGCATAGGGGATCCCACAAAGGTGGATAGTTTTTCCATGATATgggggaaacctgggagcactgtTGAACTCTGTAAAGGTGATGACATCCTACTAACCATCAAAACTATTAAGCTCTCTGATGCAGGCACTTACACCCTCGGACTACAAAGGACCGGGACAGACACGATGGGTGTGTTTTCTATTAAGGTGCTGCCAAAACCACAGAGGTCCCAGACGAACTTGAGCCAGACACACTCCTCTTCCACCCCTGGACCGAGCCTGCCACCCACCACCACTGTGTCAAATCCCATTCAGGTAATTAACGTTAGAGACTATTCAGCTATTGATCAATTAGGCACCGAGACTGGTTTTGATGGTAGGGACAATTTGTGGCTGTCTTATATGAGGTATACAGCTAAGACCCTGAAAAGAAAGGACTGCATTGTATGTGGTCATGCTAGACCTGTTCTGGCTACACACCCATTTGCtataggagaaggagaggggtgctTGTGTATTCTGAGAAGTTTTTACCAGGATAAGCCCAATTCAACCCTCTGTTCCTCTTTGAGCCTTGTGTTTCCTACAATATCTCCTCATCGGGCCCCTTGGGGTGTTAAGGCATATGGGGGCAATTACAGTTGCATCACGGGTACAGGTAGTGGCATGGACTATGGGAGATTGCCTGAAGCTGATTGCAGCAGTAACATAACCATTAATGTCACTTGGCCAGGTGCAGGTCTAAACCAAACTAGTGGTCTGGCTGATGTGTGGTGGATATGTGGACCCAAAAGAGTACTGAGACCCATTCTTAGAGGAGACTGGCAAGGTACGTGTGCTCTGACCAGTTTGATAATTCCACTGACCATTGTTGATGTTACTGCTGAACAGCTGTTGGGTTCTGTATCCAGGGGGCCTGAAACATTCCATCCCATGGGAGACATAGACGTAGTGCTCCATGGACGGAGGATGTAGTTgacagcctccagtatttaagctgcagtagtttatgtgtctgggggctagggtcagtttgttatatctggagtacttctcctgtcctattcggtgtcctgtgtgaatctaagtgtgcgttctctaattctctcctctctttctttctctctctcggaggacctgagccctaggaccatgccccaggactacctgacatgatgactccttgctgtccccagtccacctggccgtgctgctgctccagtttcaactgttctgccttattattattgaccatgctggtcatttatgaacatttgaacattttgaccatgttctgttataatctccacccggcacagccagaagaggactggccaccccacatagcctggttcctctccaggtttcttcctaggttttgggctttctagggagtttttcctagccaccgtgcttctacacctgcattgcttgctgtttggggttttaggctgggtttctgtacagcactttgagatatcagctgatgtacgaagggctatataaatacatttgatttgatttgattttacataCACAATAATCTGTTGGGTGTGCCGGTGGGGGTTCCTCGTGAGTTTCAGGCCTTGGGTAGGAATGATGGACTCTGGCACTTACTACCTATTATAGGTCCAGCCATAGTGGATGCAAGACAGACTGCATGGATAAATTATATCTACTATAATCAACAGCGTTTTGTGAATTACTCCCGTGATGCACTCACTGGTATGTCTGAACAGCTGGAGGCCACATCTAGGGTTGCCAGACAGAATAGACTTGCTTTGGATATGCTTCTTGCCAGTCAGAGGGGTGTCTGTAAGATGTTTGGTGAACAATGTTGCACGTTTATTCCTAATAACACCAGTCCAGATGGTAGTATATCTAAGGCCCTTAGTGGGCTTGATGCACTATCTGCTGAGATGAGGACCATGGCgggggtggaggagtctggacTGTTCTCTTGGTTGGGAGCCTGGTTTGGTAAGTACACTGATATGGTGGTTACTGGATTTCTGACCCTAATTCTTGTATTTTTATtattgatgtgttgtgctgcttgcATCATACCGTGTTTTAAGAAGTCTGTTACAGATGTGAAGGCTTCAGGCATGATGCCTTTGCTTGATGCTCCAGTTGGAGATGCTGATACTGAATCAAGCTTTCAGGGGAGGATGAGACTGACTGAGGATGACCCATGGTATGCTGTGGGTGAGGTAGTAGAATAAATATTACGTTTTTTGTTTTATGATAAGTTCTTTCCAGTATGTTTGTTCTCCCTGTTGTGAAGGTTTGGAGTCCCTGGGTGGCATGAAGCCCAACTGGTACAGGATAGGAGTAGCTGAGAGGACCAGATGGTTTATAATGCTTTTTGCTTTGCTTTACTGTTTTCCATGACCAAAGTTGTATCCTATATCTTACATGTCAATAAACAAAGTGTTATCCTGTTTTTGACCCTTATGGGTGTCAAAAGGGGAGACAAAAGCATATATCACTTGATTTTGTTCCAtttcttggttgatttcttttgtttctgtaaaaaatatgttttatttaactttgtATTATTTTCATGAAATGCTGTTAACATATTACTGTTGGGAGCACTGAAATATAGGATAATGAGTGACACCCTTGTGGGTGTCAAAAGGGGGAATCAAAAACTCCAGTTTCTATATAAATGTTAAGGGACATGCATCACTTCATTGATTCACAAAATAAAGGTTTAAAGTTCCTGGGTTCATCAGCAACCTAGTATATCGGATGGTGTGGTTAAACCCCACAGGGGTGTAAAAGGGGGATTATGAGGATTGTGTTATGCACTATAGCCCGTTACCAtatgtgattgaatattatctgctgtgacaggccggctcggaagcaggaactacCGAGTATATTTTAATATTTTTCTCAGGAACAAGTCAGTTCTGTTTTGCCCtgtggtgggacagagagcccgta
The sequence above is drawn from the Oncorhynchus keta strain PuntledgeMale-10-30-2019 unplaced genomic scaffold, Oket_V2 Un_contig_1398_pilon_pilon, whole genome shotgun sequence genome and encodes:
- the LOC127918306 gene encoding uncharacterized protein LOC127918306, which produces MIWGKPGSTVELCKGDDILLTIKTIKLSDAGTYTLGLQRTGTDTMGVFSIKVLPKPQRSQTNLSQTHSSSTPGPSLPPTTTVSNPIQVINVRDYSAIDQLGTETGFDGRDNLWLSYMRYTAKTLKRKDCIVCGHARPVLATHPFAIGEGEGCLCILRSFYQDKPNSTLCSSLSLVFPTISPHRAPWGVKAYGGNYSCITGTGSGMDYGRLPEADCSSNITINVTWPGAGLNQTSGLADVWWICGPKRVLRPILRGDWQGTCALTSLIIPLTIVDVTAEQLLGSVSRGPETFHPMGDIDVVLHGRRM